A stretch of the Pseudomonas sp. ACM7 genome encodes the following:
- a CDS encoding chalcone isomerase family protein, whose translation MTMQTDRLIRHLICLVLMLQSAELFADWREALPDSRRLGSGEMRVFGFSIYSAQLWSPRLIAGEPLGADVPFALELTYSRAISRDDLVEASIKEIRRLSPNSLNSELMARWEWEMQQAFVDVRAGDRITGVYIPGEGARFYVGENLQHVVRDDAFAKAFFAIWLDPRTRNPELRAQLLGAVKP comes from the coding sequence ATGACCATGCAGACGGACCGCTTAATCCGCCACCTTATCTGTCTTGTGCTGATGCTCCAGAGTGCTGAACTATTTGCTGATTGGCGCGAGGCGTTACCCGATTCTCGTCGGTTGGGTAGCGGGGAGATGCGCGTATTCGGTTTCTCCATCTACAGCGCGCAGTTATGGAGCCCACGCCTGATTGCCGGAGAACCACTGGGTGCAGATGTGCCTTTTGCGCTAGAGCTGACCTACAGTCGTGCCATTAGTCGCGATGATCTGGTTGAGGCCAGCATCAAGGAAATCCGTCGCTTGTCGCCCAACTCCCTGAATTCAGAGTTGATGGCCCGCTGGGAGTGGGAGATGCAGCAGGCGTTTGTCGATGTGCGCGCCGGTGACCGCATCACCGGAGTCTATATTCCTGGAGAGGGCGCACGTTTTTACGTTGGCGAGAACCTACAACATGTGGTGAGGGATGATGCGTTCGCCAAAGCCTTTTTTGCGATCTGGCTTGACCCCCGAACACGCAACCCGGAGCTGCGCGCCCAATTGCTGGGTGCAGTTAAACCCTGA
- a CDS encoding DUF3833 domain-containing protein: MLKIWMLLLCIGLTSCSRVDVHTYSQETPTLELREFFEGRVEAWGMFQKRSGEVTKRFHVEINGHTEGNRLILDESFTYSDGTKQKRVWTLTPAGPSQWRGTAGDVVGEARGEVAGNTLRWKYVLNLPVDGKEYQVHLDDWMYLLDKNTMINRSFMTKFGVEVGQITLFFRKQS, translated from the coding sequence ATGTTGAAGATATGGATGCTGCTGCTATGCATTGGCCTTACAAGTTGCAGCCGGGTGGATGTGCACACTTACAGCCAGGAGACGCCCACGCTTGAGTTGCGCGAATTCTTCGAGGGCCGGGTCGAAGCCTGGGGTATGTTTCAAAAGCGTTCAGGCGAGGTAACCAAGCGCTTCCACGTTGAGATCAATGGCCACACCGAAGGCAATAGGCTGATCCTCGACGAATCATTCACTTACAGCGACGGTACCAAGCAAAAACGGGTTTGGACTCTAACCCCCGCTGGCCCTAGTCAATGGCGCGGAACCGCTGGCGACGTGGTGGGCGAGGCGCGTGGTGAGGTGGCAGGCAATACACTGCGCTGGAAATATGTGCTGAACCTACCGGTGGATGGCAAGGAGTATCAGGTTCACTTAGACGACTGGATGTACCTATTAGACAAGAACACCATGATCAATCGCTCGTTCATGACCAAGTTCGGGGTGGAGGTAGGCCAGATCACCTTGTTCTTCCGCAAGCAGTCTTGA
- a CDS encoding DUF2878 domain-containing protein, with protein sequence MSERGQLLLNAGLFQLGWFACVFGAQRPWLLLIAIACLAIHLLWIANGLNEWRSLLRVAACGWVLDSVLLHLGLFYFSGAATFLPLWLAMLWLLFASTLRHSLSWTKRPWWMGSLLGALGCPLSYLGGAKLAGVGLPLGVWPSVLLLALIWAMLMPALHWMTGQHAR encoded by the coding sequence ATGAGCGAGCGGGGCCAGTTGTTGTTGAACGCAGGGCTGTTCCAACTCGGCTGGTTCGCCTGCGTGTTTGGTGCGCAACGGCCATGGCTGCTGCTGATTGCAATCGCCTGCCTAGCTATACACCTGCTTTGGATTGCCAACGGCCTTAATGAGTGGCGCAGTCTGTTACGGGTGGCAGCCTGCGGTTGGGTCCTGGACAGTGTCCTATTGCACCTCGGGCTGTTCTACTTTTCCGGTGCCGCTACTTTTCTGCCGCTGTGGCTGGCAATGCTATGGCTGCTTTTCGCCAGCACTTTGCGTCACAGCCTGAGCTGGACGAAACGGCCTTGGTGGATGGGCAGCCTACTAGGGGCCTTAGGCTGTCCGCTCTCCTATTTGGGAGGCGCTAAGCTAGCAGGCGTGGGTCTGCCGCTAGGTGTTTGGCCCAGCGTTCTGCTACTCGCATTGATATGGGCGATGTTGATGCCGGCGCTGCACTGGATGACCGGACAGCATGCACGTTGA